The DNA region CTTTTATTCGCAAAAGATTTTGGATGGCGAAGTATCACTGGAAGAATTTTTGAGAATCAAGCAAAAAGATGGAGATATAGATTTTAGAAAAAAAGCAGAAGAAGATTTAATAAAGAGGTATTTTCGTCTAATTAAAGATTCAGATGCTGCTTTGGTTGTTAATATTGATAAAAAAGGAATTAAAAACTATATAGGAGGCAATACTTTTTTAGAGATGGGATTTGCTTATGTCTTAAACAAAAAGATATTTTTATTAAATGATATTCCAGAAGTTCCATACAAAGACGAAATTTTAGCAATGGAACCAATAATTATTAATGGTGATTTAGGGAAAATTCAATAATATGCTAAAAATAATTTTAGCTACAACTTCGCCTTATCGCAGGGAAACATTTGGATACTTGGGAATTCCTTTTGAAGCAGAGGGAAGTGATGTAGACGAATCTCAATTAGAAAGAAATAATCCAGAAGAATTAGTAAAAGGACTTTCAAGATTAAAGGCTGAAGCAGTAGCAAAGAATCATTCAGACGCTATTGTAATTGGGATGGATTCTGTTACTTACTTTAATGGCCAAATTCTTGAAAAACCTAAATCAAAGGAAGAAGGCTTTCAAAGATTAAAAGCTCTTTCCGGGAATAACCATCAGTTTTACACAGGAATTCATATGATTAACACAGCTTCAGGTAAGACACTCTCAAAGATTGTTAAAACAGATGTTTTTATGAGAAAACTTTCTGAAGAAGAAATTAACAAATAC from Patescibacteria group bacterium includes:
- the maf gene encoding septum formation protein Maf is translated as MLKIILATTSPYRRETFGYLGIPFEAEGSDVDESQLERNNPEELVKGLSRLKAEAVAKNHSDAIVIGMDSVTYFNGQILEKPKSKEEGFQRLKALSGNNHQFYTGIHMINTASGKTLSKIVKTDVFMRKLSEEEINKYLDEDPNFNTYALGYDPVKHYSASFIERIEGSYYNLLGGIPLEIIIEMLKEIGYKEEH